From the genome of Coleofasciculaceae cyanobacterium, one region includes:
- a CDS encoding biopolymer transporter ExbD, with product MRPINEVEDTFEINILPMIDVIFSILAFFIISSLFLTRSQGLPVDLPSAQTAQVKHSVQLNITIELDGKMFLDRQPIELDTLKAALTEKIEPNSESVVIINADEKVEHGTVVKVMDRLRQVPGAKMAIAVDKE from the coding sequence ATGCGACCTATAAATGAGGTAGAAGATACCTTTGAGATTAACATCCTGCCGATGATAGACGTAATCTTTTCTATTCTGGCGTTTTTTATTATCTCTTCGTTGTTCTTAACGCGATCGCAAGGATTACCCGTAGATTTACCCTCGGCACAAACTGCCCAAGTCAAACATTCTGTACAGCTAAATATTACTATCGAACTCGACGGCAAAATGTTTTTAGATCGTCAGCCGATTGAACTAGATACTTTAAAGGCTGCACTGACGGAAAAAATCGAGCCTAATTCTGAATCCGTAGTAATTATCAATGCCGATGAAAAAGTCGAACACGGCACTGTAGTTAAGGTAATGGATCGCTTGCGCCAAGTTCCAGGGGCAAAAATGGCGATTGCAGTAGATAAAGAGTAA
- a CDS encoding MotA/TolQ/ExbB proton channel family protein, with translation MPINNLWTAGGIVSIPLLGFSVLAIALIIERIFFWLRVKNKQRRIVKEVLSLYRSDRFAAISKLKQNAQLPIARIFLEAMELEEPTPDEFRLALDSAVQAEIPVLRKFGTWFQTIITASPLLGLLGTILGLIQSFSAMDLGNAAAGSTTGVTVGLSEALVSTVMGLVVAIFTLLFANTFRGLYLRELAFIQEVGGQLELLNRRYHQGGRENATYK, from the coding sequence ATGCCAATTAATAATTTATGGACGGCAGGGGGAATAGTTAGTATTCCGTTACTGGGATTTTCGGTACTGGCGATCGCCCTAATTATTGAGCGGATATTTTTTTGGTTGCGGGTCAAGAACAAACAACGTCGTATTGTTAAGGAAGTATTGTCTTTATATAGAAGCGATCGCTTTGCGGCAATTTCTAAGTTAAAGCAGAATGCTCAACTACCCATTGCACGGATCTTCCTCGAAGCAATGGAGCTGGAAGAACCGACACCCGATGAGTTTCGTTTAGCGTTAGACAGTGCGGTACAGGCTGAGATCCCCGTTTTAAGGAAGTTTGGTACTTGGTTTCAAACAATTATTACCGCTTCGCCGTTGTTAGGATTACTCGGTACGATTTTAGGTTTGATTCAGTCTTTTTCGGCAATGGATTTGGGTAATGCTGCTGCTGGCAGCACTACTGGGGTTACGGTAGGGCTAAGCGAAGCTTTGGTTTCTACAGTCATGGGATTGGTTGTGGCGATCTTTACTTTACTGTTCGCCAATACTTTTCGAGGTTTATATCTACGGGAACTAGCGTTTATTCAAGAAGTAGGCGGTCAACTAGAACTGCTCAATCGTCGTTATCATCAAGGAGGTAGAGAAAATGCGACCTATAAATGA